One part of the Lycium ferocissimum isolate CSIRO_LF1 chromosome 8, AGI_CSIRO_Lferr_CH_V1, whole genome shotgun sequence genome encodes these proteins:
- the LOC132067617 gene encoding putative lipid phosphate phosphatase 3, chloroplastic: MGWKDKIKTLFQGNTNEIELGCGHTIKSHGSSVARIHIYDWLILLLLVVIVIVLYTIGPFHRFVGKDMLTDLKYPMKDNTVPSWSVPLYAFLLPIIIFVFIYLRRRDVYDLHHSILGLLFAILITAVITVAIKNAVGRPRPDFFWRCFPNGKDEYDQWGDVICHGKESDIKEGHKSFPSGHTSGSFAGLGFLSLYLAGKIKAFDRQGHVAKLCIVLLPLLMASLVGISRVDDYMHHWQDVFAGGLIGLVVAILCYLQFFPAPYHSKGWGPYAYFRAVEEVRRNRQHVQPTNGGLEVEHPEVHLNQRSGTTTNPFEEMEYGRM; the protein is encoded by the exons ATGGGTTGGAAAGATAAGATTAAGACTCTGTTTCAG GGCAATACAAATGAGATAGAGCTCGGATGTGGACATACCATTAAGTCTCATGGCTCATCAGTTGCAAGAATTCACATATATGACTGGCTTATATTGCTGCTGCTTGTAGTCATAGTGATAGTCCTTTATACCATCGGTCCATTTCATCGTTTTGTTGGAAAAGATATGTTGACTGATCTGAAATATCCCATGAAAGATAATACGGTCCCGTCGTGGTCTGTTCCT CTATATGCTTTTTTATTGCCTATTATCATCTTCGTTTTCATCTATCTTCGGAGGAGGGACGTCTATGATCTGCACCACAGCATTCTAG GCCTCTTATTTGCCATCCTAATTACTGCTGTAATCACAGTGGCCATCAAGAATGCAGTAGGCCGTCCTCGACCAGACTTTTTCTGGCGTTGCTTTCCCAATGGTAAAGAT GAATATGATCAGTGGGGAGACGTGATATGCCATGGTAAAGAAAGTGATATTAAGGAAGGACATAAGAGCTTCCCGAGCGGGCATACCTCAG GGTCATTTGCTGGTCTCGGGTTTCTATCGTTGTATTTGGCTGGGAAGATCAAAGCGTTTGATCGTCAAGGGCATGTGGCAAAACTATGCATAGTTCTTCTTCCTCTCCTTATGGCATCTCTTGTCGGCATTTCACGTGTGGATGACTACATGCATCATTGGCAAGACGTGTTCGCTGGAGGACTGATAG GCCTTGTCGTTGCAATACTTTGTTACCTGCAGTTCTTCCCAGCTCCATACCATTCTAAAG GATGGGGACCTTATGCATATTTCCGGGCAGTGGAAGAGGTCCGCAGAAACAGACAACACGTCCAGCCTACTAACGGAGGATTAGAGGTAGAGCATCCCGAGGTACACTTGAATCAGCGGTCTGGTACAACCACCAATCCTTTTGAGGAAATGGAGTATGGCAGAATGTGA
- the LOC132067616 gene encoding putative lipid phosphate phosphatase 3, chloroplastic isoform X2 — protein sequence MGNTNEIELGCGHTIKSHGSSVARFHMHDWLILLLLVVIEIVLYIIGPFYRFVGKDMLDDLKYPMKENTVPVWSVPLYAVLLPIIIFVFIYLRRRDVYDLHHSILGLLFAILITAVITDAIKNAVGRPRPDFFWRCFPDGKDVYDKWGDVICHGKDSDIKEGHKSFPSGHTSWSFAGLGFLSLYLAGKIKAFDRRGHVAKLCIVFLPLLMASLVGISRVDDYWHHWQDVFTGGMIGLFVATFCYLQFFPAPYHTEGWGPYAYFRAVEEFRSSRQHVHPTNGGLESEHPEVQLNQRSGTTTNPFEDVEFGRM from the exons ATG GGAAATACAAATGAGATCGAGCTCGGATGTGGACATACTATTAAGTCTCATGGGTCATCAGTTGCAAGATTTCACATGCATGACTGGCTAATATTGCTGCTGCTTGTCGTAATAGAGATAGTCCTTTATATCATTGGTCCATTTTACCGGTTTGTTGGGAAGGATATGTTGGATGATCTGAAATATCCCATGAAAGAAAATACGGTCCCCGTGTGGTCTGTTCCT CTATATGCAGTTTTATTGCCTATTATCATCTTTGTTTTCATCTATCTTCGAAGAAGGGACGTCTATGATCTGCACCACAGCATTCTAG GTCTCTTATTTGCCATACTAATTACGGCTGTAATCACGGATGCCATCAAGAACGCAGTAGGCCGTCCCCGACCAGACTTCTTTTGGCGCTGCTTTCCTGATGGTAAAGAT GTGTATGATAAGTGGGGAGACGTGATATGCCATGGTAAAGACAGTGATATTAAGGAAGGACATAAGAGCTTTCCGAGTGGGCATACCTCAT GGTCATTTGCTGGTCTCGGGTTTCTATCGTTGTATTTGGCTGGGAAGATCAAAGCGTTTGATCGTCGAGGGCATGTGGCAAAACTATGCATAGTTTTTCTTCCTCTCTTAATGGCATCTCTTGTCGGCATTTCACGTGTGGATGATTACTGGCATCATTGGCAAGACGTGTTCACCGGAGGAATGATAG GCCTTTTCGTTGCAACATTCTGTTACCTGCAGTTCTTCCCAGCTCCATACCATACTGAAG GATGGGGACCATATGCATATTTCCGGGCAGTGGAGGAATTCCGCAGTAGTAGACAACATGTCCACCCTACTAATGGAGGATTAGAGTCAGAACATCCCGAGGTACAATTGAATCAGCGGTCTGGTACAACTACCAATCCTTTTGAGGATGTGGAGTTTGGCAGAATGTGA
- the LOC132067616 gene encoding putative lipid phosphate phosphatase 3, chloroplastic isoform X1 encodes MGWKDKIKTVFQGNTNEIELGCGHTIKSHGSSVARFHMHDWLILLLLVVIEIVLYIIGPFYRFVGKDMLDDLKYPMKENTVPVWSVPLYAVLLPIIIFVFIYLRRRDVYDLHHSILGLLFAILITAVITDAIKNAVGRPRPDFFWRCFPDGKDVYDKWGDVICHGKDSDIKEGHKSFPSGHTSWSFAGLGFLSLYLAGKIKAFDRRGHVAKLCIVFLPLLMASLVGISRVDDYWHHWQDVFTGGMIGLFVATFCYLQFFPAPYHTEGWGPYAYFRAVEEFRSSRQHVHPTNGGLESEHPEVQLNQRSGTTTNPFEDVEFGRM; translated from the exons ATGGGTTGGAAAGATAAGATTAAGACTGTGTTTCAG GGAAATACAAATGAGATCGAGCTCGGATGTGGACATACTATTAAGTCTCATGGGTCATCAGTTGCAAGATTTCACATGCATGACTGGCTAATATTGCTGCTGCTTGTCGTAATAGAGATAGTCCTTTATATCATTGGTCCATTTTACCGGTTTGTTGGGAAGGATATGTTGGATGATCTGAAATATCCCATGAAAGAAAATACGGTCCCCGTGTGGTCTGTTCCT CTATATGCAGTTTTATTGCCTATTATCATCTTTGTTTTCATCTATCTTCGAAGAAGGGACGTCTATGATCTGCACCACAGCATTCTAG GTCTCTTATTTGCCATACTAATTACGGCTGTAATCACGGATGCCATCAAGAACGCAGTAGGCCGTCCCCGACCAGACTTCTTTTGGCGCTGCTTTCCTGATGGTAAAGAT GTGTATGATAAGTGGGGAGACGTGATATGCCATGGTAAAGACAGTGATATTAAGGAAGGACATAAGAGCTTTCCGAGTGGGCATACCTCAT GGTCATTTGCTGGTCTCGGGTTTCTATCGTTGTATTTGGCTGGGAAGATCAAAGCGTTTGATCGTCGAGGGCATGTGGCAAAACTATGCATAGTTTTTCTTCCTCTCTTAATGGCATCTCTTGTCGGCATTTCACGTGTGGATGATTACTGGCATCATTGGCAAGACGTGTTCACCGGAGGAATGATAG GCCTTTTCGTTGCAACATTCTGTTACCTGCAGTTCTTCCCAGCTCCATACCATACTGAAG GATGGGGACCATATGCATATTTCCGGGCAGTGGAGGAATTCCGCAGTAGTAGACAACATGTCCACCCTACTAATGGAGGATTAGAGTCAGAACATCCCGAGGTACAATTGAATCAGCGGTCTGGTACAACTACCAATCCTTTTGAGGATGTGGAGTTTGGCAGAATGTGA
- the LOC132067616 gene encoding putative lipid phosphate phosphatase 3, chloroplastic isoform X3, with product MGWKDKIKTVFQGNTNEIELGCGHTIKSHGSSVARFHMHDWLILLLLVVIEIVLYIIGPFYRFVGKDMLDDLKYPMKENTVPVWSVPLYAVLLPIIIFVFIYLRRRDVYDLHHSILGLLFAILITAVITDAIKNAVGRPRPDFFWRCFPDGKDVYDKWGDVICHGKDSDIKEGHKSFPSGHTSWSFAGLGFLSLYLAGKIKAFDRRGHVAKLCIVFLPLLMASLVGISRVDDYWHHWQDVFTGGMIGLFVATFCYLQFFPAPYHTEGMVFCVSTNLPSIFLILLPP from the exons ATGGGTTGGAAAGATAAGATTAAGACTGTGTTTCAG GGAAATACAAATGAGATCGAGCTCGGATGTGGACATACTATTAAGTCTCATGGGTCATCAGTTGCAAGATTTCACATGCATGACTGGCTAATATTGCTGCTGCTTGTCGTAATAGAGATAGTCCTTTATATCATTGGTCCATTTTACCGGTTTGTTGGGAAGGATATGTTGGATGATCTGAAATATCCCATGAAAGAAAATACGGTCCCCGTGTGGTCTGTTCCT CTATATGCAGTTTTATTGCCTATTATCATCTTTGTTTTCATCTATCTTCGAAGAAGGGACGTCTATGATCTGCACCACAGCATTCTAG GTCTCTTATTTGCCATACTAATTACGGCTGTAATCACGGATGCCATCAAGAACGCAGTAGGCCGTCCCCGACCAGACTTCTTTTGGCGCTGCTTTCCTGATGGTAAAGAT GTGTATGATAAGTGGGGAGACGTGATATGCCATGGTAAAGACAGTGATATTAAGGAAGGACATAAGAGCTTTCCGAGTGGGCATACCTCAT GGTCATTTGCTGGTCTCGGGTTTCTATCGTTGTATTTGGCTGGGAAGATCAAAGCGTTTGATCGTCGAGGGCATGTGGCAAAACTATGCATAGTTTTTCTTCCTCTCTTAATGGCATCTCTTGTCGGCATTTCACGTGTGGATGATTACTGGCATCATTGGCAAGACGTGTTCACCGGAGGAATGATAG GCCTTTTCGTTGCAACATTCTGTTACCTGCAGTTCTTCCCAGCTCCATACCATACTGAAGGTATGGTCTTTTGCGTTTCAACAAACCTTCCTTCAatctttttgattttgttaCCTCCTTAG